TTTGCCGAGGTAGTCCGATATCACTGCCGGATCGTTCAGGCTAAAAGGCAGGAAAGCAAAATAAATGACGGAGTTTACAGAATTGGCATAGGCCTTTACCTTTTTATCTTCCACAGCGGAGGTATCTCCATTGGTAAGCCGAAGGAATCCGGTATTGTCCAGCACATCTGTAATAGCGTTGCCGTCTTCATCTTTAAAAATACGCTCGTAGCGGTACACACCCTTCTTCCTGGTATAAGTATAATGTCTTGCTCTGAAGTCAAATGAAACGGAGGCGCTTTTCAACAAATCCATACCCGTTTTTTCAATGGCCATAGCGAGGATGGATTGGGCTGATGGCGTGGCGGAAATTTCCTGTAATTGAGGAGATTGGGAAGTGGTGCGATCCTGTTTTTGGTCGTCAGTATTGCATGATAGCATGAAAATAAGAAAAAAAGTGTTACAACATGTAAAAATATATTTGTTCATCATTTTTGATTAAAGAATTAAAATGGGATTTTTTTGAATTTACAATATTAAGATGCATAAAAAATTAAAAAAGGCCAACTGTGATCTGTTTCACTAAAAAAATGTCGAATCACTCAAAAAAACCCTAAAAATATACTAAAATTAGATGCCTAAAAGTATCTTTGCGGTGCTTTTCCAAATTTTATATGGGAAACAATTTTGCGAAAAACTAAGTTGTACCGCAATGAGAAAAAATATCGCTCGATGGAGCAACCTGTTATTATTAACATTTTTTGCCAATAGCATCTTTGCACAAGCTGATACTTCAGCTTCAGGTGGAGGAATGAATCTTCTTTATGCTTTAGGGGTTCTTGTGCTTTTCTTTGTAGCCATGAGGTTTTTCGGAGCCGACGGGCTTACAAAACAAAGTGGAAAAACCATTGCCTTAAAAAGAGGCCATGATATCCACCTCAACGGTGAAGCGGCTAAAACACTGATTGAAGGCGTAAGGGCCAAAACATTTGCTGTGCGTCCTCCTGATTTCTTTAACATTTCTCCTATTCCAAAGGTGACTGTTGCCGTGGGTGACGAAGTTAAAGCCGGAGATATTATCTTTTTTGACAAGAAAAAACCTGAGATCAAATACGCAGCTCCCGTGAGTGGTGAAGTTATTGCCGTCAACAGAGGGGAAAAACGTTCGATCTCAGAGATCGTTATCCTGGCGGATAAAGAAATAACCAGCCGGGCTTATGATGGTTTTGATCTTGCAAAGTCAGATCGTGCCTCCCTGGTAAACTACCTGTTGGAAAGTGGCGTTTGGCCTATGCTGAGACAACGTCCTTATAATATCACACCTGATCCTGAAACGGTACCTGTAAATATTTTTGTATCTACTTTTGATACGGCACCTCTTGCCCCCGATTTAAGTTTCGTCGTGACAGGACAGGAAGATGCTTTTCAGAAAGGACTGGACGTGTTGGCTAAACTGACGAGTGGCAAGGTACATCTTGGCATTGACGGCAGGGGAGGCAATGTTTCCAATGCTTTTACCCAGGCCAAAGGAGTAGAATTGCACACTTTTAGCGGAAAGCACCCTATTGGAAATGTAGGGGTACAAATTCACCACATCAGCCCTGTCAGCAATAAGGCTATTGCGTGGACTATGGGAGTACAAGAGGTCATTACACTCGGGAAGTTATTCCTCCACCAAAAGTTTGATGCTACAAGAATCGTGGCGGTCGCAGGAGAATTGAAAAACCCGGGATATGTCATTACCTACCAGGGAGCCAATGTTGGCGATCTGACAGGAGAAAATCTCAAAGAAGGTAAAATGCGTCTCATTTCAGGGGATGTTCTTTCCGGCAAGAAAAAAGACAAAACACAGTTTCTCGGGTATTACGATGATCAGGTTTCTGTAATCCAGGAAGGAGAGTATTTCGAATTATTTGGCTGGTTGCTTCCACAATCGAAGCGCCCGACGGTATCAAAGACCTACCTGGGCGGGTTCTTTTCTTCAAAGAAAGTAAGCGTTGATACCAATACTCATGGTGAAAAGCGCGCCTTTGTGGTCACGGGAGAATACGAGGCATTACTGCCAATGGATATTTATCCGCAACACCTCCTAAAATCGATTATTGTAGGAGATCTGGAAAAGATGGAAGGACTGGGGATATATGAAGTAGTAGAGGAAGACCTGGCTCTCTGTGAGTTTGCATGTACGTCCAAGCAGCCGGTGCAAAACATTTTGCGGGGTGGTTTGAATGATATGCTTGAGCAAGGCTAAAAAACGAAAATAAACAAAGGAACTGCCTACAAAGTACCGACAGGGGTTTTAAAACCAGGGCGGTCATTTTTCAGGCATTCTATTTGACCTTTAAATAAAAC
This sequence is a window from Lewinellaceae bacterium. Protein-coding genes within it:
- a CDS encoding Na(+)-translocating NADH-quinone reductase subunit A; translation: MRFFGADGLTKQSGKTIALKRGHDIHLNGEAAKTLIEGVRAKTFAVRPPDFFNISPIPKVTVAVGDEVKAGDIIFFDKKKPEIKYAAPVSGEVIAVNRGEKRSISEIVILADKEITSRAYDGFDLAKSDRASLVNYLLESGVWPMLRQRPYNITPDPETVPVNIFVSTFDTAPLAPDLSFVVTGQEDAFQKGLDVLAKLTSGKVHLGIDGRGGNVSNAFTQAKGVELHTFSGKHPIGNVGVQIHHISPVSNKAIAWTMGVQEVITLGKLFLHQKFDATRIVAVAGELKNPGYVITYQGANVGDLTGENLKEGKMRLISGDVLSGKKKDKTQFLGYYDDQVSVIQEGEYFELFGWLLPQSKRPTVSKTYLGGFFSSKKVSVDTNTHGEKRAFVVTGEYEALLPMDIYPQHLLKSIIVGDLEKMEGLGIYEVVEEDLALCEFACTSKQPVQNILRGGLNDMLEQG